From a single Pseudorasbora parva isolate DD20220531a chromosome 17, ASM2467924v1, whole genome shotgun sequence genomic region:
- the tbxtb gene encoding T-box transcription factor T → MASGDSDCPEKSIQYRVDHLLNAVQNELQAGSEKGDPTERDLKVSLDENELWQKFKELTNEMIVTKTGRRMFPVLKVNVSGLDPNAMYSFLLDFVAADNHRWKYVNGEWVPGGKPEPHAPSCVYIHTDSPNFGAHWMKTSVSFSKVKLTNKLNGGGQIMLNSLHKYEPRIHIVRVGGPQRMITTHSFSETQFIAVTAYQNEEITALKIKYNPFAKAFLDAKERSDHKDIIEDVSGSQQSGYSQLSSWFLPATGSLCPSANAHAQFASPLSLSSPHGCERYSTLRSHRSTPYPSPYAHRTASPTGYSESSTCLSMLPSHDNWSSLQMSTHSSVLPMGHSSPPNSNSSQYTSLWSVGNSPLTPGSQAGSMTSSLGSQFLRGSASHYGSLSHPVTAPSSGSPSYDSTAVPEIHETSQYDSSAHVRLPTAWTQVTPASL, encoded by the exons ATGGCATCTGGAGATAGTGACTGTCCGGAAAAGAGCATCCAGTATCGGGTGGATCATTTATTAAATGCAGTACAAAATGAACTTCAAGCGGGCAGCGAGAAAGGAGATCCAACAGAACGGGACCTTAAAGTCAGTTTGGATGAAAATGAACTTTGGCAGAAGTTCAAGGAACTGACGAATGAAATGATAGTGACCAAGACTGGcag GCGCATGTTCCCAGTGCTAAAGGTGAATGTGTCCGGTCTGGATCCAAACGCCATGTACTCCTTCTTACTGGATTTCGTGGCAGCAGACAATCACAGGTGGAAATATGTGAACGGTGAATGGGTGCCGGGTGGGAAACCCGAGCCACATGCTCCGAGCTGCGTCTATATCCACACAGACTCGCCAAACTTCGGTGCGCACTGGATGAAAACCTCAGTCTCCTTCAGTAAAGTCAAACTCACCAACAAACTGAACGGAGGAGGTCAG ATTATGCTGAACTCGCTACACAAATATGAGCCACGTATCCACATAGTGCGCGTTGGTGGTCCACAAAGAATGATCACCACTCATTCTTTCTCCGAGACGCAATTCATAGCAGTTACTGCCTACCAGAATGAAGAG ATAACTGCTCTCAAAATTAAATACAATCCATTTGCCAAAGCTTTCCTGGATGCCAAGGAAAG AAGTGATCATAAGGACATAATAGAGGATGTCAGTGGAAGTCAACAGTCTGGTTATTCTCAGT TAAGTAGCTGGTTTCTGCCAGCCACAGGGTCTCTCTGTCCTTCTGCAAACGCTCACGCACAGTTTGCCAGCCCGCTCTCTCTGTCCTCACCCCACGGCTGTGAACGTTACTCGACTCTGAGAAGTCACCGGTCCACGCCATACCCCAGCCCATATGCCCACCGGACGGCCTCTCCCA CTGGTTACTCTGAAAGCTCAACCTGTCTCTCCATGTTGCCGTCTCATGATAACTGGTCCAGTCTGCAGATGTCCACCCACTCCAGTGTTCTCCCAATGGGCCACAGCTCTCCCCCAAACTCAAACTCTAG TCAGTACACTAGCTTGTGGTCTGTAGGGAACTCACCTTTGACCCCAGGGTCTCAGGCTGGAAGTATGACAAGCAGTCTGGGCTCCCAGTTTCTCCGCGGCTCTGCCAGTCACTACGGCAGCCTGTCTCACCCAGTCACAGCGCCCTCTTCTGGCTCTCCTTCATATGACTCCACGGCTGTGCCTGAAATACATGAGACCTCACAATATGACAGTTCAGCCCATGTACGTCTTCCTACAGCCTGGACCCAAGTCACACCAGCCTCCTTATAG